Below is a genomic region from Prolixibacteraceae bacterium.
AGGGATCAATGCAGAAAATATCGGAAGATAGCTACTTGAGTGAAGGTAGAGCGGAACTCGATAATAACTCAAGAGCGCACACTTTCAATGGGATAACTGAAGCCATTATGAAAACGACCATTACAACAGATAATTTATTAGAACGAGTCCTAGAATCAGATAACCTAAATAAGGCTTATTTACAGGTTTATCGAAATAAAGGGAGTCATGGAGTTGATGAGATGCAGGTGGAATCCTTAAAAGATTATCTCAGATTTCATCGAAAAGTTTTAATAACAGAACTACGAAAAGGTAAGTGTTAACCCGATGGCGAATTATCATTATTTCATGCGGCATATTTGATCGGAGTTTTGAAGAGCAAAGCGTATGAATATGCTAATACGAGGAAAAAGTATTGGCGCATTTCATTTCAAAGAGTCCAATTCTACAAACGACTATAACGAATAAGAATTTGGAGAAGGCAGGCTATATTACGCTAAGTGATTATTATCAGAAAGTAAAGTCGTGATTTAGGGAGTCGCCGTATACGAGACCCGTACGTACGGTGGTGTGGGAGGTGTACTGGAAGATTAAATATCTTCCAGCCATCTACCCGATTATCTTAATATTATGAAATACAGTATGTTAAATTTTGTTTATCATGTATTTTTGTAATACTTCTGTTTGCAATACAGATCTTTAATTTTGCTGGTTTTAATTTAAAGGTCTAACGAGACATAAGTATTCTTTCTTTCACGGTCGCCACATTTAATGATGGCGACCGTTTGTATTTCACTTCAATCTCTTCTCAAGTATATTAGTGATTTTCTATTTTGCGTATAGGGGTCTTTATGAATCTTGTAAAATAGAGAGATGTAAGTGCAATCGCGACTCCAAATATAAATGGGATTCTCCAATTGATGCTCCAAAGAATCCCCCCTAAAAAAGGTATAACTACTGCAGATATATGGTTAATAGTAAATCCAACTGCCATTGAAGACCCTATATCTTTAGGATCTGCTATTTTCTGAAACCAGGTACGTATACCCATTGAAAATGGAAAGAAGATATGATCTAATACATAGAGAAATGCAATTATATAGCCATTTTCGAAAATTGCATAACCACAAAAGATCAATGTGAGAGCAATATATTCAACGGTAAGCATTCTCTTTTCACCAAATTTATTTATCAATCTGGCGATAAAAGGATTCGCAAAAAAACCAATAATATTATTGATAATAAAAAGTATTGTAATCCACTCAATGGAGAAGTGATACTTCTTTACAAGCATAAATACAGAGAAAACAACGAATATTTGTCTTCTTGATCCACTAAGAAAATTAAGAACATAAAACAGCCAATATTTCTTTTTTAATATTATTTTTTTGTGTTGTGCATGTTTTAATTTTTGCGTTGGATTATATTTTAATCCCCAAAGAGCAACGATAATCACAAGAGCTCCAAAAATAAAATATTGTATTTTGTAAGATATCGAAGGAATCTGTGAGAGTACCCAAATACATATTCCTGCAAGTATATTTGCTCCTGCTGCATATCCTTTGGCTTTGCCCATAACTAATGCGGCTTCGTTTGGCTTAAAGTACTGAAGCGTTAATGATTGATTTGTCGTTTCATAATAATGAAAGCCTGTTGACATAAGTAGGGTTGTTGCAACGATTCCCCAAAATGAATCAAATACTCCAGTGAACAATATCCCTATCCCCATTAAAAGCACTGATAGCGAAGCTAGTTTATGCTCTTTAATTACAAGTAAGAGATATACTACTAGTAAAGATAAAAACCCAGGAATCTCCCGAATAGATTGAATCGCTCCAATTTCTATACTGTTTAAATGAACTAAATCTATTGCGAAATTGTTAAATAATGTCCTCCATCCTTGGAATCCAATGGCAACAATAAATGACAGAACGATTAGGTAGGAATACATCGGAGATTTCAAATAATCTCTTTCTTTTTTATTAATTAAATTATTAGACATGATCACTTTTCTTAGATTGGACTGTAAAAGTAGTCAAAAAAAGATAATGTTATTAGAAGAGCCTTTTGCATTTAAATTATTAATATTACTAATACTTTTAACCGTTCATAGTGTAATCTTTGGACAGTCTGTTCCTCCTCCTCCACCTGTTCTATCAGGCGTACCAGTGTATAATAAAAATAAATCTCCACATATTGTGAGTGTTGTTTATAATGAAAAATGTAATTATAGAAAGACTGTAAGAATAGAAGGTTTTTTTGAGGACAAAGATGGAAAGGTAAAGAGTGCATTTCTGACATTTAAAGAGAGTGGAATAAAATGGGATGGAACTTATGATGAACCAACAAAACTTTGGGTTTTTAGTGGCTATATTAATTCTTTAGGTGAGAAAAGTTTTTTGATTCAGATAGAAGATGATGAGTCTGCTGTCACTGTTTCAGATACTTATAAAATATTGATCGAAGCCATCACTCCTAGGGTCGATCAAGAAATTGTATTGAAAGCCTTTTCAAACATGATTAACCTTACTTATATCGCCAACGATATCAATACCGAATATCTTAATGTGACAATTCTGAATGAAAATACCAATCATATCGTGAGTCAAAAACGAATAGATGTAGAATTATCTCAGCAGTACAACTGTTCTTTCAATCAATTATCACCTTTAACCAATTATCTTATTCGGGTGGAGTATTGTAATCGATTTGTTTGTTCAGGTGATATTTTTGAAAAGAACATAGGTACAACAAGGTTGTTGCCTAGTATAGAACTTGAACTTGTAGAACCATCAGCAGCAAATGATTGGTGTGATAAATGGGGAGATATTGGAAGTATCGATGTCACCGCAAAGAATCTTGTTCAGGATGTTATATTTCATGCGGATTCGAAAGTGCGTATATCAAGAGATAAGAATCAGTGGTGGAGTCTTGAAAAATCTTATGTAGTTGAGAAGAGTGAATTTACAAATGGTGAAGTTCGATTCTTTGTTCAGTGCAAACATCATGAAAGTGGTGTTTACTCTCATGAAATAGAATTTGAATATGATCAAGAGATGGATCCCGAAGTAATTGTTCTGACACGGCTTGTGAAAACACCTATTTCGACTACACAATTTGATATTACTAAAACTTCAATAGATAAATATGAAATTTTGGATGTGAATTGGGAATCGAAGAGTGATCAGGGTGATTATGATGGACTTTATCTCATCATTTCGAAAACACCTACTATTGTTTTTGATCCTAATAATTATTGTTCCAATGGAACTTACTATGTTCATAAATATTCAAAAGATGTACGATCTGCAAAGATTGTACCTCCATTTCAATCAAAAAAAGTCTACTTAAAGGTGATCCCTTTTAATTATGAAGGTGACACTGGAATACTTCTTCAAGAAAAAAGTATTAATATAAAACAAGTGTTTTCCGGTTTGCATAGCTCTATCCCCGAGATCTTCTTATATGGTGGCGGTAAATTTGAAAATGGGCAATGGGCCTTTGGTGTTTGTGTTGAACAAGCTTTTAGAGATGATGTTTTTAAAGATTTAAGTATTAAACTGTTTGATATAAATGGCGAAGTGTTAGATGTTGTTCCAATTTCAGAAGAATTTGTTGAACGAGCAAATCGTGGTATGTCAGTGCTGCTACCTCCAATTATGAGTAACGCTAAGAACGTCTCTATCGAACCTTGTTCGGTTGCATTGTTCTATAAGGAAAAGCTGATAGAGTATCAAAAAATAGGAGTGTGTAAAAGTCCTAAAGATTCATTCTTTGATAATGTTGTTCCATCAGTGTCGTGTAAGTCCGAAGAAATTACAGAGAACATAGAGGATAGGTGGTGTCTCTTTTTAACGACCCACAACTGTGATCGAGAACTTAGATCTATTCATTTATCTAAGCTGAAGATGATTAATGAGTATAGACGAAGAATAAGTATTGGGAAGATGGTTTGGCAAGGGAAAAATCCATCTTGTTTTTGTGATCCGGAAAATTGGATGTATCATAAAAGTATTTCGACTTATTCAGATGTAGTAATTCCAAAAACATTTGGTTCTGTCACTTTTGATGACCGAATCGTCGCAAACGATATAATATATTCAGATAGAACACATTTCTATGGTCTTAATAATTTAACTCCAAATCAATTTTTGTCTTGTCATAAGATTATTTCGCCAGGTCAATGGTATTATATCTGTCCAACTGAAAATATCTGTAATATGGAGCAATGGGAGCCTGAAAGTGGTTCTTTGTATATAAAAAGATGGAATGGTCGTTGGGTCGATTTAGATCCTACAGAGCAACTTAAACATAATCAAGGTTACATTATTTATTCAACAAAGTCTGCTTTATGCGTTGAAAATAATTTTATGTTTTGTGATTCGAAAAAAACCGAGTATTATACTATTGATGAAGAAGTTGAGGTAAAAAAATGGGCTCTTATTGGAAATCCTTGTGGTTTGTATCATGGAT
It encodes:
- a CDS encoding MFS transporter, yielding MSNNLINKKERDYLKSPMYSYLIVLSFIVAIGFQGWRTLFNNFAIDLVHLNSIEIGAIQSIREIPGFLSLLVVYLLLVIKEHKLASLSVLLMGIGILFTGVFDSFWGIVATTLLMSTGFHYYETTNQSLTLQYFKPNEAALVMGKAKGYAAGANILAGICIWVLSQIPSISYKIQYFIFGALVIIVALWGLKYNPTQKLKHAQHKKIILKKKYWLFYVLNFLSGSRRQIFVVFSVFMLVKKYHFSIEWITILFIINNIIGFFANPFIARLINKFGEKRMLTVEYIALTLIFCGYAIFENGYIIAFLYVLDHIFFPFSMGIRTWFQKIADPKDIGSSMAVGFTINHISAVVIPFLGGILWSINWRIPFIFGVAIALTSLYFTRFIKTPIRKIENH
- a CDS encoding T9SS type A sorting domain-containing protein, whose amino-acid sequence is MLLEEPFAFKLLILLILLTVHSVIFGQSVPPPPPVLSGVPVYNKNKSPHIVSVVYNEKCNYRKTVRIEGFFEDKDGKVKSAFLTFKESGIKWDGTYDEPTKLWVFSGYINSLGEKSFLIQIEDDESAVTVSDTYKILIEAITPRVDQEIVLKAFSNMINLTYIANDINTEYLNVTILNENTNHIVSQKRIDVELSQQYNCSFNQLSPLTNYLIRVEYCNRFVCSGDIFEKNIGTTRLLPSIELELVEPSAANDWCDKWGDIGSIDVTAKNLVQDVIFHADSKVRISRDKNQWWSLEKSYVVEKSEFTNGEVRFFVQCKHHESGVYSHEIEFEYDQEMDPEVIVLTRLVKTPISTTQFDITKTSIDKYEILDVNWESKSDQGDYDGLYLIISKTPTIVFDPNNYCSNGTYYVHKYSKDVRSAKIVPPFQSKKVYLKVIPFNYEGDTGILLQEKSINIKQVFSGLHSSIPEIFLYGGGKFENGQWAFGVCVEQAFRDDVFKDLSIKLFDINGEVLDVVPISEEFVERANRGMSVLLPPIMSNAKNVSIEPCSVALFYKEKLIEYQKIGVCKSPKDSFFDNVVPSVSCKSEEITENIEDRWCLFLTTHNCDRELRSIHLSKLKMINEYRRRISIGKMVWQGKNPSCFCDPENWMYHKSISTYSDVVIPKTFGSVTFDDRIVANDIIYSDRTHFYGLNNLTPNQFLSCHKIISPGQWYYICPTENICNMEQWEPESGSLYIKRWNGRWVDLDPTEQLKHNQGYIIYSTKSALCVENNFMFCDSKKTEYYTIDEEVEVKKWALIGNPCGLYHGFPHDIEDFTTSFIYVFDSEKPGYQVYNGNMVSLDEKTPFTGIAPNEAFFVEQLSDGTITWNPNAEDVEVKSSGKNHENDYSITMNVFNEDRSEKDNLKVVLSQNASDSYFLKEDAVKLIYQKNGLPQIYSVVDGKNLVIDQRKIKNQKIEFQIQSDKMKQIILTIDEMNYQEQNTHLWIEKVGDRQCWDFKRGGEIELSVDGNVESNRFRLHIDIIEQEMSNMVLIQNIYHGVCIRSLTEVEKQISIFNVLGSKIESFQFKGINEESFTLNPGIYLLKVVSVEGMYTSKFVVY